One Faecalispora anaeroviscerum genomic window carries:
- the prmC gene encoding peptide chain release factor N(5)-glutamine methyltransferase yields the protein MTFEQAYQQGKSLLQRAGVESPAFDTICLFRRAFGMDRQGLLLRGEEQAPPMQAKEFFRTIEERSSRRPLQYILGEWEFFGMRLAVGEGVLIPREETELLVYTAAELLGGHPAPLVADLCAGTGAVGLGLSRLRGDARVTCVEWYEQAFSYLNENLSRYGEDRISAVQADITQEDAAPELTNLSAVISNPPYIDSAELPQLQKEVQAEPATALDGGGDGLDFYRAIANIWLPRLRPGGIAAVEIGEKQAEQVSALFRQAGLLRIRVHQDFNGFDRVVSGVYQRI from the coding sequence ATGACCTTTGAGCAGGCCTATCAACAAGGAAAAAGCTTATTACAGCGTGCCGGGGTGGAAAGCCCCGCTTTCGACACAATCTGCTTGTTTCGGCGGGCGTTTGGCATGGACCGTCAGGGTCTTCTGCTGCGGGGAGAAGAACAGGCTCCGCCCATGCAGGCCAAGGAATTTTTTCGCACCATTGAGGAGCGGAGTTCTCGCCGCCCCTTGCAGTATATCTTGGGGGAATGGGAGTTTTTCGGGATGCGCCTCGCCGTGGGGGAGGGCGTGCTGATTCCACGGGAGGAAACGGAGCTGCTGGTTTATACGGCGGCGGAGCTGCTCGGCGGGCACCCCGCGCCGCTGGTTGCGGATCTGTGCGCCGGTACGGGCGCCGTTGGGCTGGGGCTTTCCCGCTTGCGTGGCGACGCCCGCGTGACCTGTGTGGAATGGTATGAGCAGGCGTTCTCCTATCTGAACGAAAACCTGTCCCGCTACGGTGAAGACCGCATTTCGGCGGTGCAGGCCGATATTACACAGGAGGATGCCGCGCCGGAGCTTACAAACCTCAGCGCGGTGATTTCGAACCCGCCCTATATTGATTCGGCAGAGCTGCCGCAGCTTCAGAAAGAGGTGCAGGCCGAGCCGGCCACAGCGCTCGACGGCGGCGGCGACGGCCTTGACTTCTACCGGGCAATCGCGAATATCTGGCTGCCGAGGCTCAGGCCAGGCGGGATTGCCGCTGTTGAGATTGGGGAAAAACAGGCGGAGCAGGTTTCAGCGCTGTTTCGGCAGGCGGGCCTTCTTCGCATTCGGGTTCATCAGGATTTTAACGGGTTCGATCGTGTCGTTTCCGGCGTGTACCAGAGGATTTGA
- the recA gene encoding recombinase RecA, with protein MAVDKSKALDTALAQIEKQFGKGAVMRLGQNQAMQVEAISTGSFSLDMALGIGGLPRGRIIEVYGPESSGKTTLALHCIAQGQKNGGYAAFIDVEHALDPIYARALGVDVDALLVSQPDTGEQALEITEALVRSGAIDVIVVDSVAALVPRAEIEGEMGDSHVGLQARLMSQALRKLAGAISKSNCVAIFINQLREKVGVIYGSPEVTPGGRALKFYASVRIDIRKIETLKNGTEQIGTRTRAKVVKNKIAPPFREAEFDVMYGQGISREGEILDLAAKLDIVQKSGAWFSYGETRLGQGRDNSKEFLKNNPDISAEIEQKLRENADRLPSKASASSKKAPAPSAPSEAAKPVEIEQAAPPAKPAASGRASSKANIDILVDD; from the coding sequence ATGGCAGTGGATAAAAGCAAGGCACTGGATACGGCACTGGCTCAAATTGAAAAGCAGTTTGGCAAGGGCGCCGTTATGCGCCTGGGGCAGAATCAGGCAATGCAGGTGGAAGCAATTTCTACCGGCTCTTTTTCTCTGGATATGGCGCTGGGAATCGGCGGCCTGCCCAGAGGGCGCATTATAGAGGTGTACGGGCCGGAGTCCTCCGGTAAAACAACGCTGGCGCTGCACTGCATTGCGCAGGGGCAGAAAAACGGCGGCTATGCCGCGTTTATTGACGTGGAGCACGCGCTGGACCCGATCTATGCCCGTGCGCTCGGCGTGGATGTGGACGCGCTCCTCGTTTCTCAGCCGGATACCGGTGAGCAGGCGCTCGAAATTACCGAAGCGCTCGTGCGCTCCGGTGCGATCGACGTAATCGTGGTGGACTCGGTTGCGGCACTCGTTCCCCGTGCGGAAATTGAGGGTGAAATGGGCGACTCTCACGTCGGCCTGCAGGCCCGGCTGATGTCGCAGGCGCTGCGCAAGCTGGCGGGCGCGATTTCCAAATCGAACTGCGTGGCTATTTTTATCAATCAGCTGCGTGAAAAGGTAGGCGTGATTTACGGCAGCCCGGAGGTGACCCCCGGCGGCCGCGCCCTTAAATTTTACGCTTCCGTGCGCATCGACATTCGCAAGATTGAAACACTGAAAAACGGCACCGAGCAAATCGGCACGCGGACGCGCGCCAAGGTGGTTAAGAATAAAATTGCGCCTCCCTTCCGCGAGGCGGAGTTTGACGTGATGTATGGCCAGGGCATTTCCCGCGAGGGTGAGATTCTCGATCTCGCGGCCAAGCTCGACATTGTTCAAAAGAGCGGAGCGTGGTTCTCCTACGGTGAAACCCGTCTGGGTCAGGGCCGCGATAACTCCAAGGAGTTTTTGAAGAACAATCCTGACATCAGTGCGGAAATCGAGCAGAAGCTGCGTGAAAATGCCGACCGCCTGCCCTCAAAGGCATCCGCTTCGTCCAAGAAGGCACCGGCTCCGTCGGCACCGTCCGAAGCGGCCAAGCCGGTTGAAATCGAGCAGGCGGCCCCGCCGGCAAAGCCCGCGGCTTCCGGCAGAGCATCCTCCAAAGCGAATATCGACATTTTGGTGGATGATTGA
- a CDS encoding regulatory protein RecX, with amino-acid sequence MQITAIRPHRKGLSLLVLDGEPAMELDSGVLYREGIRVGAELSDEELYLLCQKSNEVRAREKALYLLEHRAHFKGELEEKLRRDFPAEAAKLAADHMEELGLLDDAACGRQLAGELLRRKGFSSSRARMELCRKGLDSALAEEIVEELAPPPEEKIRQLLEKKYPLAARDEKQRRRAVNALQRMGYRLPEIRQALRYLDETIELDEEQIWQ; translated from the coding sequence ATGCAGATCACGGCAATCCGGCCCCACAGAAAGGGTCTTTCCCTGTTGGTACTGGACGGAGAACCGGCGATGGAGCTGGATTCCGGCGTTTTGTACCGGGAGGGAATCCGCGTGGGGGCGGAGCTTTCCGACGAGGAGCTGTACCTCCTGTGTCAGAAGTCAAACGAGGTGCGCGCCAGAGAAAAGGCGCTGTACCTGCTGGAGCATAGGGCGCATTTTAAAGGGGAGCTGGAAGAAAAACTGCGCCGGGATTTCCCGGCCGAGGCCGCAAAGCTTGCCGCCGACCATATGGAGGAGCTGGGGCTTCTCGATGATGCTGCCTGCGGGCGGCAGCTGGCGGGGGAGTTGCTGCGGAGAAAAGGCTTTTCGTCCTCGCGCGCGCGGATGGAGCTGTGCCGCAAGGGGCTCGATTCCGCCTTGGCGGAAGAGATCGTCGAAGAGTTGGCACCGCCGCCGGAGGAAAAAATCCGGCAGCTATTAGAAAAGAAATACCCCCTTGCCGCAAGGGATGAAAAACAGCGGCGCAGGGCGGTGAATGCCCTGCAGCGGATGGGGTATCGCCTGCCGGAGATTCGGCAGGCGCTGCGCTATCTGGACGAAACCATAGAATTGGATGAGGAGCAAATATGGCAATAA
- the rimO gene encoding 30S ribosomal protein S12 methylthiotransferase RimO codes for MAITVGMVSLGCAKNRVDGEMMMATLKNDGFLLVDDAALADVAIVNTCGFIEDAKKESIDEILELARLKQEGQIRAIVVTGCMAERYREEIRKELPEADAVVGIGANAEIADIIRQTLDGQNPESFPPKNRLPLYGERVHSTPSYFSYLKVAEGCDSRCAYCAIPMIRGRYRSRSMESIVEEAKGLAADGTKELILIAQDTSRYGEDLYGRLMLPELLDQLCEIDGLRWIRLLYCYPDYITDELLDTMARQEKVVKYIDLPLQHVSGRMLQSMYRGGDRKSITALLHKIREKVPGITLRTTLITGFPGETEEDFTELSEFVKEIRFHRMGCFAYSQEEGTAAAKMPNQIEEEVKHHRRELLMEQQMRIMEEQCQSKIGETILVLTEGYDRYAECWFGRSEQDAPEIDGKVFFFAKDQKPYPGQFARVKITNFIECDLIGEVEELL; via the coding sequence ATGGCAATAACAGTAGGAATGGTCAGCCTGGGCTGCGCCAAAAACCGGGTAGACGGAGAAATGATGATGGCAACCCTGAAAAATGACGGGTTCCTTCTGGTAGACGACGCGGCGCTGGCTGATGTGGCGATTGTGAATACCTGCGGCTTTATCGAGGACGCCAAAAAGGAATCAATTGATGAGATTCTCGAATTGGCCCGGCTCAAGCAAGAGGGGCAAATCCGCGCCATTGTGGTGACGGGCTGTATGGCGGAGCGTTATCGCGAGGAAATCCGCAAGGAGCTGCCTGAGGCAGACGCGGTGGTGGGCATCGGTGCGAATGCCGAGATTGCCGATATCATCCGGCAGACGCTCGACGGGCAGAATCCCGAATCCTTCCCGCCGAAAAACCGCCTGCCGCTGTATGGCGAGCGTGTTCACTCCACGCCCAGCTACTTTTCGTATCTCAAGGTGGCGGAGGGGTGCGACAGCCGCTGTGCCTACTGTGCCATTCCCATGATCCGCGGGCGCTACCGCAGCCGTTCCATGGAAAGCATCGTTGAGGAGGCTAAGGGTCTTGCGGCAGACGGCACAAAGGAACTGATCCTGATTGCGCAGGATACGAGCCGCTACGGCGAAGATTTGTATGGCCGCCTGATGCTGCCCGAGCTGCTCGACCAGCTGTGCGAAATCGACGGGTTACGCTGGATTCGTCTGCTATACTGTTATCCGGATTACATTACCGATGAGCTGTTGGATACGATGGCCCGACAGGAAAAGGTAGTCAAGTATATCGACTTGCCGTTGCAGCATGTATCGGGCCGGATGCTTCAATCGATGTACCGCGGCGGCGACCGAAAGTCCATTACGGCGCTGCTCCATAAAATCCGCGAAAAAGTGCCGGGCATCACGCTGCGCACCACGCTGATCACCGGCTTCCCCGGTGAAACCGAGGAGGATTTTACCGAACTTTCCGAGTTTGTCAAAGAAATCCGGTTCCACCGCATGGGCTGCTTTGCCTATTCGCAGGAGGAGGGTACCGCAGCGGCGAAAATGCCGAACCAGATCGAAGAAGAGGTCAAGCACCACCGCCGCGAGCTTCTGATGGAGCAGCAGATGCGCATCATGGAGGAGCAGTGTCAAAGCAAAATTGGGGAAACCATTCTGGTTTTGACCGAGGGCTATGACCGCTACGCGGAGTGTTGGTTTGGGCGCAGCGAACAGGACGCGCCTGAGATTGACGGCAAGGTGTTTTTCTTTGCGAAGGATCAGAAGCCGTACCCCGGGCAGTTTGCCCGCGTGAAGATCACGAATTTTATTGAGTGCGATTTGATTGGGGAAGTGGAGGAGCTGTTATGA
- the pgsA gene encoding CDP-diacylglycerol--glycerol-3-phosphate 3-phosphatidyltransferase encodes MNLPNKLTMLRLILVPFFVAVLLASALPHHSLIAAVLFAVASYTDHLDGMLARKYHQITDFGKFMDPLADKVLVISALVCFVELHLANVWFVLLIIAREFMVTSIRLVAADKGQVIAANNWGKAKTVSQIIAILAVLLLQYWQELTVAGVALPVAANEPLTSLLGQLLILVATVLSVVSGGIYLKQNWQIVKTAG; translated from the coding sequence ATGAATCTGCCCAACAAGCTGACCATGCTGCGCCTGATATTGGTTCCGTTTTTTGTGGCGGTGCTGCTGGCTTCGGCGCTGCCGCACCATTCTCTGATTGCTGCGGTGCTGTTTGCCGTGGCGTCGTATACCGATCATCTTGACGGGATGCTGGCGCGCAAGTATCATCAGATTACGGATTTCGGGAAATTCATGGACCCGCTTGCAGATAAGGTGCTGGTGATTTCCGCGCTGGTCTGCTTTGTGGAGCTGCACCTTGCCAATGTATGGTTCGTGCTGCTGATCATTGCGCGCGAATTCATGGTCACGTCCATCCGCCTTGTGGCGGCGGACAAAGGGCAGGTGATTGCCGCAAACAATTGGGGCAAGGCCAAAACCGTCAGCCAGATCATCGCAATTCTGGCGGTGTTGCTGCTGCAATATTGGCAGGAGCTAACGGTGGCCGGTGTGGCGCTGCCCGTCGCGGCAAATGAACCCCTTACTTCGCTGCTCGGTCAGCTTCTCATTCTGGTTGCCACAGTTCTTTCGGTGGTATCCGGAGGGATTTATTTAAAGCAAAACTGGCAGATTGTGAAAACGGCAGGTTGA
- the cysE gene encoding serine O-acetyltransferase — protein MFNNLKAELDSILDRDPAARTRLEVYLLYSGFRAVRSYRWANWFYRHNRKLIARYISQRARHKTGVEIHPAAKIGKGLFIDHGMGVVIGETAEIGDYCTLYQGVTLGGTGKDHGKRHPTLGNNVMVGSGAKILGPFKVGDNARVAAGAVVLSEVPAGATAVGVPARIVRINGEKPYDLDQIHVSDPVEQEMTDLQNVCTALSMQVEELLDRLESCQKERTVKRDS, from the coding sequence ATGTTCAATAATTTAAAAGCAGAGCTGGATTCTATTCTGGATCGGGACCCTGCGGCCAGAACCCGGTTAGAGGTTTATTTGCTGTACTCAGGGTTTCGCGCTGTGCGTTCCTATCGTTGGGCCAATTGGTTTTATCGTCATAATAGGAAACTGATTGCCAGATATATTTCGCAGCGGGCGCGCCATAAAACAGGGGTGGAGATTCACCCTGCCGCTAAAATAGGCAAGGGCCTGTTCATCGACCACGGCATGGGCGTGGTGATCGGCGAAACGGCCGAGATTGGTGATTACTGCACGCTGTACCAGGGGGTAACTCTGGGCGGAACGGGCAAGGATCACGGGAAGCGTCACCCCACCCTCGGCAATAATGTGATGGTGGGCTCCGGTGCAAAAATTCTTGGGCCGTTTAAAGTGGGGGACAATGCGCGTGTTGCCGCCGGTGCCGTCGTACTCAGTGAAGTTCCTGCCGGTGCAACCGCCGTAGGTGTACCTGCCAGGATTGTGCGGATTAACGGTGAGAAGCCTTACGATCTCGATCAGATCCATGTGTCTGACCCTGTTGAGCAGGAGATGACCGATCTGCAGAATGTCTGCACGGCGCTCAGCATGCAGGTTGAAGAGCTGCTGGATCGTCTGGAATCCTGCCAGAAAGAGCGAACAGTGAAACGGGATTCGTGA
- the cysS gene encoding cysteine--tRNA ligase: protein MKIYNTLTRQKEEFIPIQEGEAKIYACGPTVYNFIHIGNARPICVFDILRRYMEYRGLKVTYVQNFTDIDDKIIRKANEEGSDYLTVSRKYIEEYKTDASGLNVRTATVHPLATESMDDILQIIETLVEKGYAYATPNGDVYFRTKKFDEYGKLSHQPLDDLQAGARISVDEIKEDAMDFAVWKSAKPGEPSWDSPWGKGRPGWHIECSAMARHFLGDTIDIHCGGQDLIFPHHENEIAQSECCNGVPFAHYWMHNGYINVDNHKMSKSLNNFFTVREVANVYGYEPIRFLMVSSQYRSPINYSVEIIEQCKSALDRLYNCRDNLTFARDNAPEGLKAGEQEQIDALDSFRQRFITAMDDDLNTADAISVLFDLAREMNTNLIPGEKSRELYSAALALYNELADVLGLLYQRKKQSLDEEIEALIQQRTEARQTKDWATADRIRDELKARHVVLEDTPQGIKWKIVE, encoded by the coding sequence ATGAAAATTTACAATACGCTGACAAGACAAAAGGAAGAGTTTATCCCCATTCAAGAGGGAGAAGCAAAAATTTATGCCTGCGGCCCCACGGTGTACAACTTTATTCATATCGGCAATGCCAGACCGATCTGTGTGTTTGATATTCTGCGCCGTTATATGGAATACCGTGGCCTGAAGGTGACTTATGTCCAGAATTTTACGGACATTGATGACAAAATCATTCGCAAGGCAAATGAGGAGGGTTCGGATTACCTGACGGTTTCCCGCAAATATATTGAGGAATACAAAACCGACGCCTCCGGCCTGAATGTGCGCACTGCTACGGTTCATCCGCTGGCGACTGAAAGCATGGACGATATTCTGCAAATTATTGAAACTCTGGTGGAAAAGGGTTACGCCTATGCCACCCCGAACGGCGACGTGTACTTCCGCACCAAAAAATTCGATGAATACGGTAAGCTGTCTCACCAGCCGCTGGACGATTTGCAGGCCGGCGCGCGCATCAGCGTGGATGAGATCAAAGAGGACGCGATGGACTTTGCCGTGTGGAAGTCCGCAAAGCCCGGCGAGCCGAGCTGGGATTCCCCGTGGGGCAAGGGCCGCCCCGGCTGGCATATTGAGTGCTCCGCGATGGCTCGTCACTTTTTGGGGGATACGATCGATATTCATTGCGGCGGGCAGGATTTGATTTTCCCCCACCATGAAAACGAGATTGCGCAGAGCGAATGCTGCAACGGCGTCCCCTTTGCCCATTACTGGATGCACAACGGCTATATCAACGTCGATAACCATAAAATGAGCAAATCCCTCAATAACTTCTTCACAGTGCGTGAGGTCGCGAACGTGTACGGTTATGAGCCAATCCGCTTTTTGATGGTTTCGTCGCAGTACCGCAGCCCCATCAATTACAGCGTGGAGATCATCGAGCAGTGCAAATCTGCTCTGGATCGCCTTTATAACTGCCGCGACAATCTGACGTTTGCCAGAGACAACGCGCCCGAAGGACTGAAAGCCGGGGAGCAGGAGCAAATTGATGCGCTTGATTCGTTCCGCCAGCGCTTCATCACCGCGATGGACGATGATCTGAACACCGCCGACGCGATTTCGGTGCTGTTTGATCTGGCCCGCGAGATGAATACCAACCTGATTCCCGGCGAAAAGAGCAGGGAGCTGTACAGCGCGGCTCTGGCGCTGTATAACGAGCTGGCGGATGTGCTTGGCCTGCTGTACCAGAGAAAGAAGCAGTCGCTGGATGAGGAAATTGAGGCGCTGATTCAGCAGCGTACCGAAGCGCGCCAGACCAAGGACTGGGCCACCGCCGACCGAATCCGCGACGAGCTGAAAGCCCGCCACGTGGTTTTGGAGGATACCCCCCAGGGCATTAAGTGGAAAATTGTAGAATGA
- the ybaK gene encoding Cys-tRNA(Pro) deacylase, protein MAKEHKTNVMRILEKEKISYQFYYYSHEDGQIDGISVAHKLNQPVEQVFKTLVTRGASKNFYVFVIPVEEELDLKAAAQSVSEKSVEMVHVSEINQITGYIRGGCSPVGMKKQFQTVIDESCLQLPTIIVSGGKIGTQVELAPADLITLIAASTAPLCK, encoded by the coding sequence ATGGCGAAGGAACATAAAACAAATGTAATGCGAATTCTGGAGAAAGAAAAGATTTCGTATCAGTTTTATTATTATTCTCACGAAGATGGCCAGATCGACGGCATCTCTGTGGCTCATAAGCTGAATCAGCCGGTGGAGCAGGTGTTTAAAACGCTTGTAACGCGCGGGGCCAGCAAGAACTTTTATGTGTTTGTCATTCCGGTAGAGGAGGAGCTGGATTTAAAAGCAGCCGCACAGTCGGTTTCCGAAAAATCGGTAGAGATGGTCCACGTCAGTGAAATCAACCAGATCACGGGTTATATCCGCGGGGGCTGTTCACCGGTTGGCATGAAGAAGCAGTTTCAAACGGTAATTGACGAATCCTGTCTGCAATTGCCCACCATTATCGTCAGCGGCGGCAAGATCGGCACACAGGTGGAGCTTGCTCCCGCTGATCTGATCACGCTGATTGCAGCCTCCACCGCGCCCCTTTGCAAATGA